One window of the Pedobacter ginsengisoli genome contains the following:
- a CDS encoding ArsR/SmtB family transcription factor yields MKIRRDVYQAIADPTRREIINLIAGQSYNVNSIAEKFDTTRQAISLHVKILEECGLLVIKQSGRERFCEVQLERLDEVVTWIDQSRKLWNQRFEKLDKYLQHQKSKEK; encoded by the coding sequence ATGAAAATCAGAAGAGATGTATATCAAGCCATAGCTGATCCAACCAGAAGAGAAATTATTAATCTGATAGCGGGTCAATCGTACAATGTTAACTCCATTGCCGAAAAATTTGACACGACCAGGCAGGCGATCTCACTACATGTGAAAATTCTTGAGGAATGCGGCTTATTAGTGATTAAGCAAAGCGGGAGGGAAAGATTCTGCGAAGTCCAATTGGAACGCCTGGATGAAGTAGTAACCTGGATTGATCAATCCAGAAAATTATGGAATCAACGTTTTGAAAAATTAGACAAATACTTACAACATCAAAAATCCAAGGAAAAATGA
- a CDS encoding SRPBCC domain-containing protein — translation MRTNKDDLLIKHLFDAPREMVFNAWTNPEHLKHWYAPDGCTIDFKSIDVKVGGRFHSVIHDPINGDCWIMGVYQEVNIPEKLVFTMELTNEAGIPVSATEAGKSKDWPPAIITTITFETIGEQTKLTLHQTVAESEAKKTGAYQSWFSMFDRLNNLLSNN, via the coding sequence ATGAGAACTAATAAAGATGATCTATTGATCAAGCATCTATTTGATGCACCGCGTGAAATGGTTTTTAACGCATGGACAAATCCTGAACATTTGAAACACTGGTATGCTCCAGACGGATGTACTATAGACTTTAAATCTATAGATGTTAAAGTTGGCGGAAGGTTCCATTCTGTGATTCACGATCCTATAAATGGAGATTGCTGGATTATGGGCGTATATCAGGAAGTAAATATCCCTGAAAAGCTAGTTTTTACAATGGAGCTTACTAATGAAGCCGGAATACCGGTAAGTGCTACTGAAGCTGGAAAATCTAAAGATTGGCCGCCAGCAATCATTACCACAATCACTTTTGAAACAATTGGTGAACAAACAAAACTTACCTTGCATCAAACTGTTGCAGAATCAGAAGCGAAAAAAACTGGCGCATACCAAAGCTGGTTTAGCATGTTCGATCGCTTAAACAACTTACTCTCAAATAATTAA
- a CDS encoding ATP-binding protein: protein MNQELIFHLFYNLINNAIRYNKAGGSIEIRDEYLENLYQISIIDTGKGIPKEALDTIFDRFSHHEGSGRHRLGMSIVKSIADYFDIKIKITSKLHHGTSIKLSLKYP from the coding sequence ATGAACCAGGAATTAATCTTTCACTTATTTTACAACCTCATCAACAATGCCATACGTTACAATAAAGCAGGAGGAAGCATTGAAATAAGGGACGAATATTTAGAGAATCTTTATCAAATTTCGATAATTGATACCGGAAAAGGTATCCCTAAAGAAGCGCTCGACACAATATTTGACCGTTTTTCTCACCATGAAGGTAGTGGGCGACACAGATTGGGGATGTCAATCGTAAAAAGTATCGCTGATTATTTTGACATTAAAATTAAGATAACATCTAAACTACATCACGGTACTAGCATAAAACTCTCTTTGAAATATCCGTAA
- a CDS encoding sensor histidine kinase, with amino-acid sequence MNGKRTKHVELITALELAEARSAMLAAIVDSSYDAIISKDLTGIVTSWNHSAQHIFGYSPDEMIGQSIMKLIPEERKEEETQILAHLRNGNRIENFETRRVTKSGHLIDVSLTISPVRDLNGRIIGVSKIARDITDKKQEEERKKNFVTILSHELKTPITSMHAYIQLGLARSLKIEDQTLSNLLERAKSQTIKMTSMINDFLDLSRVEENRMFIDIKPFSLNELLLELIDESQTVAPKFYIEVNCPPLINVLADKDKIGCVLTNLVGNAIKYSKDSTTIKINCSIIGNTVKIDVVDQGIGISPENQKKLFKRFFRVNDTSDNKVNGLGIGLYLAAEIIKLHEGEIKVNSRLGKGSEFSFTLPLIPK; translated from the coding sequence TTGAACGGTAAACGTACTAAACACGTAGAATTAATTACAGCACTTGAACTTGCAGAAGCAAGAAGCGCAATGCTTGCCGCTATCGTTGATTCTTCTTATGATGCAATTATCAGTAAAGATTTGACAGGCATTGTGACCAGCTGGAACCACTCGGCGCAGCATATCTTTGGATATTCGCCAGATGAAATGATTGGTCAATCGATCATGAAATTAATTCCCGAAGAACGAAAGGAAGAAGAAACTCAAATTTTAGCTCACCTTAGGAATGGAAACCGTATTGAAAATTTTGAGACCAGGCGAGTAACTAAGTCTGGTCATCTGATCGACGTTTCCTTGACAATTTCTCCAGTTAGAGATTTGAATGGAAGAATAATAGGAGTTTCGAAAATTGCAAGAGATATTACCGATAAAAAACAGGAAGAAGAGCGGAAGAAAAATTTTGTTACCATTTTAAGCCATGAACTTAAAACCCCTATAACTTCAATGCATGCGTATATACAATTGGGATTGGCTCGTAGTTTGAAAATAGAAGATCAAACTCTTTCCAATTTATTGGAGCGGGCGAAGTCTCAGACAATTAAAATGACATCTATGATTAATGACTTTCTAGACCTTTCCAGGGTAGAAGAAAATCGGATGTTTATTGATATTAAGCCTTTTTCATTGAATGAATTACTGCTTGAATTAATTGATGAAAGTCAGACAGTTGCTCCAAAATTTTATATTGAAGTTAATTGTCCGCCACTTATAAATGTATTGGCGGACAAAGATAAAATAGGGTGTGTCCTGACAAATTTAGTAGGTAACGCAATTAAATATTCAAAAGACAGTACTACAATAAAAATTAATTGCAGTATTATTGGAAACACTGTTAAGATAGATGTTGTAGACCAAGGGATAGGAATAAGTCCAGAGAATCAAAAAAAACTATTTAAGCGTTTTTTTCGAGTTAATGATACTTCAGACAATAAAGTTAACGGTTTGGGCATAGGATTATATTTGGCCGCAGAAATAATCAAACTCCATGAAGGTGAGATAAAGGTAAATAGCCGACTAGGAAAGGGATCTGAATTTTCTTTTACCTTGCCATTAATTCCAAAATGA
- a CDS encoding Hsp20/alpha crystallin family protein, with translation MTLVKFNPENKRNSLIPGFNDVFDSIFNDTFFADRMVARVPAANISESADYYHVELAAPGLKKEDFKLNLEMNVLSISVEQRTDDKQEERNYAKREYSYSSFVRSFTLPESADENGIQATYNDGVLAINIPKREEAKTVSRQIEIK, from the coding sequence ATGACGTTGGTTAAATTTAATCCAGAAAACAAGAGAAATTCATTAATACCAGGCTTTAATGATGTTTTTGATTCCATCTTCAATGACACTTTCTTTGCGGATCGCATGGTAGCGCGTGTACCAGCCGCAAACATCAGTGAAAGTGCTGATTACTATCATGTTGAATTAGCGGCTCCGGGACTTAAAAAAGAAGATTTCAAGCTCAACCTTGAAATGAATGTATTGAGTATTTCTGTGGAGCAACGAACAGACGACAAACAAGAGGAAAGGAATTACGCCAAACGTGAGTACAGCTATAGTTCTTTTGTACGTTCTTTCACCTTACCTGAAAGTGCCGATGAAAACGGCATTCAGGCAACTTATAATGATGGTGTTTTAGCGATCAATATTCCAAAAAGAGAAGAAGCAAAAACAGTAAGCCGTCAAATAGAAATTAAATAA
- a CDS encoding transglutaminase domain-containing protein: MPIFKIKHITNYKYESAVRDSANQIILFPIKDEYQKVIKHDLNISGSPDVDIFIDYYGNEVGIFTQSEPHNQLKIFSKISVETIPRPLPQDDIFASEQWNTLDMIKYDVPFVDYLKQEYFENADVLKQTAMTLRDENDTPYQMAVKFCNYVFKHFEYIKGLTTVDTTIDEILRLKAGVCQDFAHILTTMLRFVQVPARYVSGYICPNRDGMRGEGATHAWAEAYLPGYGWLGLDPTNNCIANDNHVRLAVGRNFCDCSPVKGVFKGTSGHVLEVTVSVGHDDDENMEIEGYFQPKEVNYNKSIANQPIKNSYQRYMDTVIQQQQQQQ; encoded by the coding sequence ATGCCAATTTTTAAAATAAAACACATCACCAATTATAAATATGAATCTGCTGTTCGTGACAGTGCTAATCAGATCATCCTGTTCCCAATTAAAGATGAATATCAAAAGGTAATCAAGCACGACCTCAACATTTCAGGAAGCCCGGATGTGGATATCTTTATAGATTATTACGGGAATGAGGTGGGTATTTTTACTCAAAGCGAACCACATAACCAACTGAAAATATTTTCTAAGATTTCTGTGGAGACTATTCCAAGACCGCTGCCCCAGGATGATATTTTTGCCAGTGAACAGTGGAATACCCTTGATATGATCAAATATGATGTTCCCTTCGTTGACTACCTTAAACAGGAATATTTTGAAAATGCGGATGTCCTTAAACAAACTGCAATGACGCTCAGGGATGAAAATGACACCCCTTATCAAATGGCAGTAAAATTCTGTAACTATGTATTTAAGCACTTTGAATATATTAAAGGTTTGACAACTGTTGATACCACGATTGACGAGATTTTAAGATTAAAGGCTGGTGTTTGCCAGGATTTTGCTCATATCCTAACTACAATGCTCCGATTTGTACAAGTTCCTGCACGTTATGTAAGTGGGTACATTTGTCCTAACAGAGATGGTATGCGGGGAGAGGGCGCAACCCATGCCTGGGCGGAGGCATATCTTCCTGGATATGGTTGGCTAGGACTGGACCCTACTAATAATTGTATTGCTAACGATAACCATGTCCGATTGGCAGTAGGAAGGAACTTCTGTGATTGTTCGCCTGTTAAAGGGGTTTTTAAAGGTACATCAGGACATGTTCTAGAAGTAACCGTTTCTGTGGGACATGATGATGATGAAAACATGGAAATTGAAGGGTACTTTCAACCAAAAGAAGTCAACTACAATAAATCGATTGCCAATCAACCTATAAAGAATAGTTATCAGCGCTATATGGATACGGTCATTCAACAACAGCAGCAACAGCAATAA
- a CDS encoding alpha-E domain-containing protein, with protein MLSRVASSLYWLSRYVERSDGILRMLKINYASSQDTIHEFTWNPVIRISSGGNEEEISTMKNDSRAVVEYLLFNRDNPNSIINMITLARENARSVQEHIAKDLWQCLNEYYHTVKDPKLLWYVQKDDPITALDILIKQVMLYYGTAESTLERGEIRSFMNIGKYLERSIQSIDILDIKFISISNDPDLLTDASYWKHLLLSLGGYELYLKSYREGFDAENVLELVMLNKDFPRSAIYSVNNIQRYFERLKSEKNLEHYNNLSFNIGRLHSNITYSSVYSMKEEDLHTYLVKVRNELFGIGSLLDEYYFASY; from the coding sequence ATGTTAAGCAGAGTAGCATCAAGTTTATATTGGCTAAGCAGGTATGTGGAGCGCAGTGATGGCATTTTAAGAATGCTTAAGATAAATTATGCCTCATCACAAGATACTATACACGAGTTCACATGGAACCCGGTAATACGGATTTCATCAGGTGGAAATGAAGAAGAAATTTCAACAATGAAAAACGACAGTCGTGCTGTGGTGGAATACCTGCTCTTTAATCGGGACAATCCAAATTCTATTATCAACATGATTACCTTGGCAAGGGAAAATGCAAGAAGTGTCCAGGAACATATTGCCAAAGATCTATGGCAATGTTTAAATGAATATTACCATACTGTCAAAGATCCAAAACTGTTGTGGTATGTACAGAAAGATGACCCCATAACGGCACTTGATATCCTGATAAAACAAGTTATGCTTTATTATGGCACTGCTGAAAGTACCTTAGAGCGCGGTGAAATCAGGAGTTTTATGAATATCGGGAAATACCTGGAACGAAGTATTCAGTCTATCGATATTCTGGATATCAAATTTATATCTATTTCCAATGATCCCGATCTGCTTACTGATGCATCTTACTGGAAGCACCTGTTGCTGTCGTTGGGAGGTTACGAACTTTATCTTAAGTCGTATAGGGAAGGTTTTGATGCTGAAAATGTGCTCGAACTGGTCATGTTAAACAAAGACTTTCCCAGGTCGGCTATTTATTCAGTAAACAATATACAGCGGTATTTTGAACGATTGAAAAGTGAAAAAAACCTGGAGCATTACAATAACCTTTCCTTTAATATAGGCAGGTTACACAGTAACATCACCTACAGTTCTGTTTACAGCATGAAAGAAGAAGACTTGCATACCTATCTTGTAAAGGTCAGAAATGAACTTTTTGGTATAGGAAGCCTATTAGATGAATATTATTTTGCCAGTTATTAA
- a CDS encoding circularly permuted type 2 ATP-grasp protein — MINLKSYQNVSDTWDEMYISDNNLRGQYQDIINYLKNESINDLNKKEELAKRLFMSQGITFTVYDSGEGIEKIFPFDIIPRVITSSEWSFIEKGIKQRLKALNLFLKDVYSNQFIIKDKVIPSALIYSCPHFLREMHQLNVPHDIYIHIAGIDLIRDNDGTFYVLEDNLRTPSGVSYMLENREITKRLFPDLIPQCKVRSVTEYPSILYKNLLALSPRAVSNPTIVLLSPGMYNSAYYEHTTLARLMGVELVEGRDLLVRDQKVFMKTTTGLQQVDVIYRRVDDDYIDPLVFNPNSVLGVAGLMSAYRKGNVAIINAVGNGVADDKAVYSYVPDMIRYYLNEEPLLKNVPTYSLGNTDEKEYVFQNMHKMVIKKTNESGGYGMLMGHAASQQEMEAYKKEILKDPRNFIAQPTISLSTAPCYMDGVLQPRRVDLRPYALYGPEGISIVPGGLTRVALKEGSLVVNSSQGGGSKDTWVLSS, encoded by the coding sequence ATGATTAACCTTAAAAGCTATCAAAATGTATCGGATACATGGGATGAAATGTATATTTCGGATAACAATCTTAGAGGTCAGTATCAGGATATTATCAATTATCTGAAAAATGAATCAATTAATGACCTCAACAAAAAAGAAGAACTGGCAAAACGTTTATTCATGAGCCAGGGAATTACTTTCACTGTTTATGATAGTGGTGAGGGCATTGAGAAAATTTTTCCTTTTGACATTATTCCCCGCGTCATCACTTCTTCCGAATGGTCATTCATAGAGAAAGGGATTAAACAGCGGCTCAAGGCGCTAAATCTGTTCCTTAAAGATGTGTATAGCAATCAGTTTATCATCAAGGATAAAGTAATCCCATCGGCCCTGATTTATTCCTGTCCACATTTTCTGCGGGAAATGCATCAGCTTAACGTTCCACATGATATTTATATTCATATCGCTGGAATTGATCTGATCCGGGATAATGATGGGACGTTTTATGTGCTGGAGGACAACCTCAGAACTCCATCAGGGGTAAGTTATATGCTGGAAAACAGGGAAATTACCAAGCGCTTGTTTCCGGATCTGATCCCGCAATGTAAAGTTCGTAGCGTTACTGAGTACCCATCCATTTTATACAAAAACTTGCTTGCATTATCTCCGCGTGCAGTTTCCAATCCAACTATAGTATTGTTAAGTCCCGGCATGTATAACTCTGCCTATTATGAACACACTACCCTGGCAAGGTTAATGGGGGTGGAACTGGTCGAGGGCCGGGACCTGCTCGTCCGTGATCAGAAGGTTTTCATGAAAACTACCACTGGGCTGCAGCAGGTAGATGTCATTTACCGCAGAGTAGATGACGATTATATTGATCCGCTGGTTTTTAATCCAAATAGTGTTTTGGGTGTTGCAGGGTTAATGAGTGCTTATCGTAAGGGTAATGTAGCTATAATTAATGCCGTGGGAAATGGAGTTGCGGACGACAAGGCTGTTTACAGCTATGTCCCTGATATGATCAGGTACTATTTAAATGAGGAGCCGTTGTTGAAAAACGTTCCGACCTATAGCCTGGGTAATACTGATGAGAAGGAATATGTTTTTCAGAATATGCATAAAATGGTCATTAAAAAAACCAATGAAAGTGGCGGATATGGAATGTTAATGGGGCATGCTGCCTCTCAGCAGGAAATGGAGGCATATAAAAAGGAAATACTAAAAGATCCCAGGAATTTTATTGCGCAACCCACCATTAGCTTGTCAACTGCTCCATGCTATATGGATGGGGTTTTACAACCAAGGCGGGTAGATTTAAGGCCTTATGCGTTGTATGGTCCTGAAGGCATATCCATAGTTCCGGGAGGACTGACCAGGGTTGCCTTAAAAGAAGGCTCGCTGGTCGTGAACAGCTCACAAGGTGGTGGCAGTAAAGACACCTGGGTTTTATCATCTTAA